Proteins encoded within one genomic window of Thunnus maccoyii chromosome 22, fThuMac1.1, whole genome shotgun sequence:
- the col4a5 gene encoding collagen alpha-5(IV) chain isoform X1, which yields MSKDLNSLRQLAVALLFFALCVAVQQSDSAACHGCVGSKCDCSGVKGAKGERGFPGLTGQPGVPGFPGPEGPIGPRGEKGSDGPQGLAGPKGIRGPSGLPGFPGTPGLPGLPGQDGPPGPRGTPGCNGTKGERGFPGSGGIPGQQGRPGPPGLPGPKGDPGDVISTNRFGEKGAVGLPGLPGVPGTQGPSGFQGPVGPPGPRGFEGPPGPPGAPGPKGNMGLNFQGPKGEKGETGLPGPPGPPGQVGEQKRPPETEIQRGDKGDPGIPGPAGDPGYPGPPGPSGGQKGEKGEPGEAGKRGKPGKDGDPGSPGFPGIKGESGLPGPPGRDGERGLKGDRGYPGPPGLVIGGQTGARVGPKGEPGFPGAPGLKGDRGPAGLTGPPGPPGLPAIGAGGGPGSPGYPGERGQKGEQGAPGLSLPGPPGRPGSPGLQGPVGPPGPPGYSSGGQNCIGGEPGRPGLQGERGYPGETGQKGEKGDTCVNCYGGTSGVPGPPGPAGKPGFPGSPGSPGAKGDRGFPGTPGSPGSAGSPGPQGSPGFPGEKGDPGDAITVSGLRGEKGDTGFPGPPGLPGLDGRPGRDGQPGGPGPKGVPGSLLVKGERGLPGVPGSPGLPGDRGPPGPPGFGPQGPPGEKGIQGVSGRPGGPGAPGAKGEPGLTVAEKGLPGPRGQDGEPGSPGSPGSPGQPGQPGFPGSPGAKGEPGLPGIGLPGPPGVKGFPGIPGQPGSPGGPGRPGVDGLPGQPGFPGAKGEPGFGLPGPPGSPGVPGGKGIPGLKGDAGLPGSPGAPGRSGFDGGPGPKGDAGIPGAPGAPGPAGSPTIGLVGPPGPPGPPGVMGAPGEKGFPGGNGEKGDPGAPGLDVPGLPGDRGSPGFPGSPGPVGAPGPPGGSGRDGLPGLPGAKGDMGPMGPPGPGGGPGGPGGPGAPGLKGEPGFPGRDGSPGGPGAKGERGDAGVQGPPGPTQPVVAVKGAKGDSGLPGAPGLPGQKGIAGVSGDPGLPGSDGRPGLPGPSGPKGDSGIPGGPGGPGAPGQKGAMGEIGFPGPSGQKGLSGQPGRPGSPGLPGAPGFPGAKGDPGSAGVGPPGPPGIKGEPGQPGFPGGPGLKGGPGSPGLPGLPGGPGSKGDPGLPGFQGSPGIPGAKGLDGGPGAPGLTGAPGRPGEPGRPGGPGFPGEKGQAGRDGIPGPAGVKGEPGLPGYGGPGPAGLPGLPGAKGDPGLPGPSGSPGFPGAKGDTGFPGLPGNAGSIGPPGPPGLALQGPKGIQGPPGPPGRAGPQGPPGAPGPEGPRGPQGIGGIKGEKGLAGSPGQPGFPGQKGDLGSPGFSGPSGIPGGPGAKGDIGLPGVPGFPGPKGDPGIPGSSGLPGDPGDIGLPGPPGDPGVSPAPIVVKGERGPPGPVGQPGGPGLPGSPGRDGLPGQSGDPGDSGPEGPPGFSGPPGRKGDNGPAGQPGTPGYPGPPGSDGPQGPPGPPGSVSAAHGFLITRHSQGAEVPPCPDGTGIVYDGYSLLYVQGNERAHGQDLGTAGSCLRRFSTMPFMFCNINNVCNFASRNDYSYWLSTPQPMPMSMAPITGESIKPYISRCAVCEAPAMVIAVHSQTIQIPSCPARWVTLWIGYSFMMHTSAGAEGSGQALASPGSCLEEFRSAPFIECHGRGTCNYYGNSYSFWLATVDANEMFRKPQSETLKAGNLRTRVSRCVVCMKRT from the exons GGAGACCCAGGTGATGTGATCTCCACCAACCGTTTCGGAGAGAAAGGAGCAGTGGGATTGCCCGGATTGCCAGGAGTTCCT GGCACTCAAGGACCCTCCGGGTTTCAAGGTCCGGTCGGCCCTCCAGGACCCAGAGGCTTCGAG GGCCCTCCAGGTCCTCCTGGTGCTCCAGGACCTAAA GGAAACATGGGATTGAACTTCCAAGGACCCAAAGGAGAGAAG GGTGAGACAGGTTTGCCAGGACCTCCCGGCCCTCCAGGGCAGGTTGGGGAACAGAAGAGGCCACCTGAGACAGAGATCCAGAGGGGAGACAAG GGTGACCCAGGTATTCCCGGCCCCGCAGGTGATCCAGGCTATCCAGGACCTCCC GGTCCCTCCGGTGGccagaaaggagagaaaggagaaccAGGAGAGGCCGGCAAACGG GGCAAACCAGGCAAAGACGGAGACCCCGGTTCTCCAGGCTTCCCT GGAATCAAAGGAGAGTCAGGCCTGCCAGGTCCTCCAGgcagggatggagagaga GGACTAAAAGGTGATCGCGGGTACCCAGGACCACCAGGACTG GTGATTGGTGGGCAGACTGGAGCTCGGGTAGGTCCTAAAGGTGAGCCCGGGTTCCCCGGAGCACCAGGACTCAAAGGAGACCGAGGACCAGCAG gTTTGACAGGACCTCCAGGACCGCCAGGACTTCCAGCAATTGGTGCTGGTGGTGGGCCTGGATCTCCAGGCTACCCGGGAGAGAGAGGTCAGAAGGGAGAACAAGGCGCTCCAGGGCTTTCCCTGCCAGGTCCCCCAGGACGTCCAGGGAGTCCTGGACTCCAGGGTCCAGTTGGGCCCCCTGGACCTCCAGGCTATTCCTCTGGAGGACAAAACTGCATCGGTGGAGAGCCTGGGCGTCCCGGcttgcagggagagagaggttaCCCAGGAGAAACGGGCCAGAAAG GTGAGAAAGGTGACACCTGTGTGAACTGCTATGGTGGCACCAGTGGCGTCCCTGGACCCCCAGGACCTGCAGGAAAGCCTGGATTCCCAG GATCTCCTGGCAGCCCAGGTGCTAAAGGAGACAGAGGATTCCCAGGAACACCTGGTTCACCTGGTTCCGCT GGTTCCCCTGGTCCTCAAGGTTCTCCAGGATTCCCTGGAGAGAAGGGAGACCCAGGTGATGCCATCACTGTCAGCGGTCTGAGGGGAGAGAAGGGTGACACCGGCTTCCCTGGACCACCTGGTCTGCCAGGTCTGGATGGTCGACCCGGTCGCGATGGACAGCCTGGAGGTCCTGGACCAAAAGGAGTTCCT GGCTCTTTGCTGGTGAAAGGAGAGCGAGGGCTCCCCGGTGTGCCAGGTTCTCCAGGGCTTCCAGGAGACAGGGGTCCTCCAGGTCCCCCTGGTTTTGGACCTCAGGGACCTCCAGGAGAGAAGGGTATCCAGGGCGTTTCAGGAAGACCCGGAGGGCCTGGAGCACCCG GTGCTAAAGGTGAGCCAGGTCTGACAGTGGCGGAGAAAGGCCTGCCAGGACCCAGAGGACAGGATGGCGAGCCAGGATCTCCCGGTTCTCCAG GTAGCCCAGGTCAGCCCGGCCAGCCTGGTTTCCCCGGATCACCAGGAGCGAAGGGTGAACCCGGACTCCCAGGGATTGGACTCCCAGGACCACCAGGAGTTAAAG GATTCCCAGGTATCCCCGGCCAGCCAGGAAGCCCAGGAGGACCAGGCAGACCAGGAGTAGACGGCCTCCCCGGCCAGCCCGGATTCCCCGGGGCCAAG GGTGAACCTGGCTTTGGACTTCCTGGTCCTCCAGGTTCACCAGGAGTGCCTGGAGGTAAAGGTATACCCGGACTCAAGGGAGATGCTGGTCTCCCTGGTAGCCCTGGAGCACCAGGGCGATCTGGATTTGATGGTGGTCCAGGACCTAaag GTGACGCTGGTATACCTGGTGCCCCTGGAGCTCCTGGCCCAGCCGGATCCCCCACCATTGGCTTAGTTGGGCCCCCAGGCCCCCCTGGACCCCCAGGCGTGATGGGTGCACCAG GCGAGAAAG GATTCCCAGGAGGAAATGGAGAGAAGGGAGACCCCGGCGCTCCAGGTCTAGATGTCCCAGGATTACCAGGAGACAGAGGAAGTCCCGGTTTCCCAGGTTCCCCAGGACCAGTGGGTGCCCCAGGACCCCCTGGAGGATCTGGACGGGATGGCCTGCCTGGACTACCAG GTGCCAAAGGAGACATGGGTCCCATGGGACCTCCAGGACCTGGTGGAGGACCTGGTGGCCCTGGAGGACCAGGTGCTCCAGGACTTAAAG GTGAACCTGGATTCCCAGGTAGAGATGGCTCACCCGGTGGTCCCGGTGCTAAAGGAGAAAGGGGTGACGCTGGTGTCCAGGGACCTCCAGGACCCACCCAGCCGGTAGTGGCCGTAAAGGGAGCCAAAGGAGACTCAGGACTACCAG GTGCACCAGGTCTTCCAGGTCAGAAAGGCATTGCTGGTGTATCCGGTGACCCTGGACTGCCAGGATCAGATGGACGTCCTGGACTTCCTGGACCATCAG GTCCTAAGGGAGATTCTGGCATCCCAGGAGGCCCAGGTGGTCCTGGGGCTCCAGGACAGAAAGGCGCTATGGGAGAGATAGGATTTCCAG GACCGTCTGGGCAGAAGGGTTTATCGGGTCAGCCAGGTCGGCCAGGATCCCCAGGATTGCCAGGAGCACCTGGTTTCCCTGGAGCCAAAGGTGATCCAGGTTCTGCTGGAGTCGGACCACCTGGACCACCAGGAATCAAG GGTGAGCCAGGCCAGCCAGGGTTCCCAGGAGGTCCAGGACTGAAAGGAGGTCCAGGATCACCCGGTCTCCCAGGTTTACCAGGAGGACCAGGTTCCAAAGGCGACCCCGGTCTCCCAGGATTCCAAG GTTCTCCCGGTATCCCCGGTGCTAAGGGTCTCGATGGTGGGCCCGGTGCCCCAGGTCTCACTGGAGCTCCTGGTAGACCAGGAGAACCTGGCCGACCAGGAGGACCAGGGTTCCCAGGAGAGAAAGGTCAGGCAGGTCGGGATGGAATCCCAGGACCGGCTGGAGTCAAAGGAGAGCCAG GGCTTCCCGGTTATGGCGGTCCAGGTCCTGCTGGGCTTCCAGGATTGCCAG GTGCTAAGGGAGACCCAGGTCTTCCTGGCCCATCTGGAAGCCCTGGTTTCCCCGGTGCAAAAGGAGACACTGGCTTCCCTGGCCTGCCAGGTAATGCAGGCAGCATTGGCCCTCCTGGGCCTCCAGGACTGGCGCTGCAAGGCCCCAAAGGAATCCAAGGACCCCCAGGACCACCTGGAAGAGCAG GTCCCCAAG GTCCTCCAG GTGCACCCGGCCCAGAGGGTCCTCGTGGACCCCAAGGAATAGGCGGCATCAAGGGAGAGAAGGGTCTTGCCGGCTCGCCCGGGCAGCCTGGCTTTCCTGGACAGAAGGGAGATCTTGGTTCTCCAGGATTCTCG GGTCCCTCTGGTATTCCTGGTGGCCCTGGTGCGAAGGGAGACATCGGTCTGCCTGGCGTTCCTGGATTCCCTG GACCAAAGGGAGACCCAGGAATTCCAGGTTCTAGCGGCCTTCCCGGAGATCCTGGAGATATCGGACTTCCTG GACCTCCTGGTGACCCCGGTGTATCTCCGGCCCCCATCGTAGTGAAGGGAGAGCGAGGACCCCCTGGTCCTGTGGGCCAGCCTGGTGGTCCGGGACTACCTGGCTCCCCTGGACGTGATGGACTCCCAG GTCAGTCTGGTGACCCCGGGGATTCTGGTCCGGAGGGTCCCCCTGGATTCAGTGGCCCGCCAGGCAGGAAGGGAGACAATGGACCTGCCGGTCAGCCTG GTACACCTGGCTACCCTGGTCCCCCTGGTTCAGATGGTCCACAGGGTCCTCCCGGTCCTCCAGGATCAGTTTCGGCAGCCCACGGCTTCCTCATCACCCGACACAGCCAGGGTGCGGAAGTGCCACCCTGTCCCGATGGAACTGGCATTGTCTATGACGGATACTCGCTGCTGTATGTGCAGGGTAATGAGAGGGCGCACGGACAGGACCTTG GCACGGCCGGCAGCTGTCTGCGCAGGTTCAGCACCATGCCCTTCATGTTCTGCAATATCAACAACGTCTGCAACTTCGCCTCCCGCAACGACTACTCCTACTGGCTGTCCACACCCCAGCCCATGCCCATGTCCATGGCCCCCATCACTGGAGAGAGCATCAAGCCTTACATCAGCAG gtGTGCAGTGTGTGAAGCTCCAGCCATGGTGATTGCAGTCCACAGTCAAACCATCCAGATTCCCAGTTGCCCTGCGCGTTGGGTGACTCTGTGGATAGGATACTCCTTCATGATG CATACCAGCGCAGGTGCAGAGGGCTCCGGCCAGGCCCTGGCCTCCCCCGGCTCCTGTCTGGAGGAGTTCCGCAGTGCTCCCTTCATAGAGTGCCACGGCAGGGGGACATGCAACTACTACGGCAACTCCTATAGCTTCTGGCTGGCCACAGTAGACGCCAATGAGATGTTCAG GAAGCCCCAGTCGGAGACTCTGAAGGCGGGTAACCTACGGACGCGGGTCAGCCGTTGTGTGGTCTGCATGAAGAGGACGTAA
- the col4a5 gene encoding collagen alpha-5(IV) chain isoform X2 produces MSKDLNSLRQLAVALLFFALCVAVQQSDSAACHGCVGSKCDCSGVKGAKGERGFPGLTGQPGVPGFPGPEGPIGPRGEKGSDGPQGLAGPKGIRGPSGLPGFPGTPGLPGLPGQDGPPGPRGTPGCNGTKGERGFPGSGGIPGQQGRPGPPGLPGPKGDPGDVISTNRFGEKGAVGLPGLPGVPGTQGPSGFQGPVGPPGPRGFEGPPGPPGAPGPKGNMGLNFQGPKGEKGETGLPGPPGPPGQVGEQKRPPETEIQRGDKGDPGIPGPAGDPGYPGPPGPSGGQKGEKGEPGEAGKRGKPGKDGDPGSPGFPGIKGESGLPGPPGRDGERGLKGDRGYPGPPGLVIGGQTGARVGPKGEPGFPGAPGLKGDRGPAGLTGPPGPPGLPAIGAGGGPGSPGYPGERGQKGEQGAPGLSLPGPPGRPGSPGLQGPVGPPGPPGYSSGGQNCIGGEPGRPGLQGERGYPGETGQKGEKGDTCVNCYGGTSGVPGPPGPAGKPGFPGSPGSPGAKGDRGFPGTPGSPGSAGSPGPQGSPGFPGEKGDPGDAITVSGLRGEKGDTGFPGPPGLPGLDGRPGRDGQPGGPGPKGVPGSLLVKGERGLPGVPGSPGLPGDRGPPGPPGFGPQGPPGEKGIQGVSGRPGGPGAPGAKGEPGLTVAEKGLPGPRGQDGEPGSPGSPGSPGQPGQPGFPGSPGAKGEPGLPGIGLPGPPGVKGFPGIPGQPGSPGGPGRPGVDGLPGQPGFPGAKGEPGFGLPGPPGSPGVPGGKGIPGLKGDAGLPGSPGAPGRSGFDGGPGPKGDAGIPGAPGAPGPAGSPTIGLVGPPGPPGPPGVMGAPGFPGGNGEKGDPGAPGLDVPGLPGDRGSPGFPGSPGPVGAPGPPGGSGRDGLPGLPGAKGDMGPMGPPGPGGGPGGPGGPGAPGLKGEPGFPGRDGSPGGPGAKGERGDAGVQGPPGPTQPVVAVKGAKGDSGLPGAPGLPGQKGIAGVSGDPGLPGSDGRPGLPGPSGPKGDSGIPGGPGGPGAPGQKGAMGEIGFPGPSGQKGLSGQPGRPGSPGLPGAPGFPGAKGDPGSAGVGPPGPPGIKGEPGQPGFPGGPGLKGGPGSPGLPGLPGGPGSKGDPGLPGFQGSPGIPGAKGLDGGPGAPGLTGAPGRPGEPGRPGGPGFPGEKGQAGRDGIPGPAGVKGEPGLPGYGGPGPAGLPGLPGAKGDPGLPGPSGSPGFPGAKGDTGFPGLPGNAGSIGPPGPPGLALQGPKGIQGPPGPPGRAGPQGPPGAPGPEGPRGPQGIGGIKGEKGLAGSPGQPGFPGQKGDLGSPGFSGPSGIPGGPGAKGDIGLPGVPGFPGPKGDPGIPGSSGLPGDPGDIGLPGPPGDPGVSPAPIVVKGERGPPGPVGQPGGPGLPGSPGRDGLPGQSGDPGDSGPEGPPGFSGPPGRKGDNGPAGQPGTPGYPGPPGSDGPQGPPGPPGSVSAAHGFLITRHSQGAEVPPCPDGTGIVYDGYSLLYVQGNERAHGQDLGTAGSCLRRFSTMPFMFCNINNVCNFASRNDYSYWLSTPQPMPMSMAPITGESIKPYISRCAVCEAPAMVIAVHSQTIQIPSCPARWVTLWIGYSFMMHTSAGAEGSGQALASPGSCLEEFRSAPFIECHGRGTCNYYGNSYSFWLATVDANEMFRKPQSETLKAGNLRTRVSRCVVCMKRT; encoded by the exons GGAGACCCAGGTGATGTGATCTCCACCAACCGTTTCGGAGAGAAAGGAGCAGTGGGATTGCCCGGATTGCCAGGAGTTCCT GGCACTCAAGGACCCTCCGGGTTTCAAGGTCCGGTCGGCCCTCCAGGACCCAGAGGCTTCGAG GGCCCTCCAGGTCCTCCTGGTGCTCCAGGACCTAAA GGAAACATGGGATTGAACTTCCAAGGACCCAAAGGAGAGAAG GGTGAGACAGGTTTGCCAGGACCTCCCGGCCCTCCAGGGCAGGTTGGGGAACAGAAGAGGCCACCTGAGACAGAGATCCAGAGGGGAGACAAG GGTGACCCAGGTATTCCCGGCCCCGCAGGTGATCCAGGCTATCCAGGACCTCCC GGTCCCTCCGGTGGccagaaaggagagaaaggagaaccAGGAGAGGCCGGCAAACGG GGCAAACCAGGCAAAGACGGAGACCCCGGTTCTCCAGGCTTCCCT GGAATCAAAGGAGAGTCAGGCCTGCCAGGTCCTCCAGgcagggatggagagaga GGACTAAAAGGTGATCGCGGGTACCCAGGACCACCAGGACTG GTGATTGGTGGGCAGACTGGAGCTCGGGTAGGTCCTAAAGGTGAGCCCGGGTTCCCCGGAGCACCAGGACTCAAAGGAGACCGAGGACCAGCAG gTTTGACAGGACCTCCAGGACCGCCAGGACTTCCAGCAATTGGTGCTGGTGGTGGGCCTGGATCTCCAGGCTACCCGGGAGAGAGAGGTCAGAAGGGAGAACAAGGCGCTCCAGGGCTTTCCCTGCCAGGTCCCCCAGGACGTCCAGGGAGTCCTGGACTCCAGGGTCCAGTTGGGCCCCCTGGACCTCCAGGCTATTCCTCTGGAGGACAAAACTGCATCGGTGGAGAGCCTGGGCGTCCCGGcttgcagggagagagaggttaCCCAGGAGAAACGGGCCAGAAAG GTGAGAAAGGTGACACCTGTGTGAACTGCTATGGTGGCACCAGTGGCGTCCCTGGACCCCCAGGACCTGCAGGAAAGCCTGGATTCCCAG GATCTCCTGGCAGCCCAGGTGCTAAAGGAGACAGAGGATTCCCAGGAACACCTGGTTCACCTGGTTCCGCT GGTTCCCCTGGTCCTCAAGGTTCTCCAGGATTCCCTGGAGAGAAGGGAGACCCAGGTGATGCCATCACTGTCAGCGGTCTGAGGGGAGAGAAGGGTGACACCGGCTTCCCTGGACCACCTGGTCTGCCAGGTCTGGATGGTCGACCCGGTCGCGATGGACAGCCTGGAGGTCCTGGACCAAAAGGAGTTCCT GGCTCTTTGCTGGTGAAAGGAGAGCGAGGGCTCCCCGGTGTGCCAGGTTCTCCAGGGCTTCCAGGAGACAGGGGTCCTCCAGGTCCCCCTGGTTTTGGACCTCAGGGACCTCCAGGAGAGAAGGGTATCCAGGGCGTTTCAGGAAGACCCGGAGGGCCTGGAGCACCCG GTGCTAAAGGTGAGCCAGGTCTGACAGTGGCGGAGAAAGGCCTGCCAGGACCCAGAGGACAGGATGGCGAGCCAGGATCTCCCGGTTCTCCAG GTAGCCCAGGTCAGCCCGGCCAGCCTGGTTTCCCCGGATCACCAGGAGCGAAGGGTGAACCCGGACTCCCAGGGATTGGACTCCCAGGACCACCAGGAGTTAAAG GATTCCCAGGTATCCCCGGCCAGCCAGGAAGCCCAGGAGGACCAGGCAGACCAGGAGTAGACGGCCTCCCCGGCCAGCCCGGATTCCCCGGGGCCAAG GGTGAACCTGGCTTTGGACTTCCTGGTCCTCCAGGTTCACCAGGAGTGCCTGGAGGTAAAGGTATACCCGGACTCAAGGGAGATGCTGGTCTCCCTGGTAGCCCTGGAGCACCAGGGCGATCTGGATTTGATGGTGGTCCAGGACCTAaag GTGACGCTGGTATACCTGGTGCCCCTGGAGCTCCTGGCCCAGCCGGATCCCCCACCATTGGCTTAGTTGGGCCCCCAGGCCCCCCTGGACCCCCAGGCGTGATGGGTGCACCAG GATTCCCAGGAGGAAATGGAGAGAAGGGAGACCCCGGCGCTCCAGGTCTAGATGTCCCAGGATTACCAGGAGACAGAGGAAGTCCCGGTTTCCCAGGTTCCCCAGGACCAGTGGGTGCCCCAGGACCCCCTGGAGGATCTGGACGGGATGGCCTGCCTGGACTACCAG GTGCCAAAGGAGACATGGGTCCCATGGGACCTCCAGGACCTGGTGGAGGACCTGGTGGCCCTGGAGGACCAGGTGCTCCAGGACTTAAAG GTGAACCTGGATTCCCAGGTAGAGATGGCTCACCCGGTGGTCCCGGTGCTAAAGGAGAAAGGGGTGACGCTGGTGTCCAGGGACCTCCAGGACCCACCCAGCCGGTAGTGGCCGTAAAGGGAGCCAAAGGAGACTCAGGACTACCAG GTGCACCAGGTCTTCCAGGTCAGAAAGGCATTGCTGGTGTATCCGGTGACCCTGGACTGCCAGGATCAGATGGACGTCCTGGACTTCCTGGACCATCAG GTCCTAAGGGAGATTCTGGCATCCCAGGAGGCCCAGGTGGTCCTGGGGCTCCAGGACAGAAAGGCGCTATGGGAGAGATAGGATTTCCAG GACCGTCTGGGCAGAAGGGTTTATCGGGTCAGCCAGGTCGGCCAGGATCCCCAGGATTGCCAGGAGCACCTGGTTTCCCTGGAGCCAAAGGTGATCCAGGTTCTGCTGGAGTCGGACCACCTGGACCACCAGGAATCAAG GGTGAGCCAGGCCAGCCAGGGTTCCCAGGAGGTCCAGGACTGAAAGGAGGTCCAGGATCACCCGGTCTCCCAGGTTTACCAGGAGGACCAGGTTCCAAAGGCGACCCCGGTCTCCCAGGATTCCAAG GTTCTCCCGGTATCCCCGGTGCTAAGGGTCTCGATGGTGGGCCCGGTGCCCCAGGTCTCACTGGAGCTCCTGGTAGACCAGGAGAACCTGGCCGACCAGGAGGACCAGGGTTCCCAGGAGAGAAAGGTCAGGCAGGTCGGGATGGAATCCCAGGACCGGCTGGAGTCAAAGGAGAGCCAG GGCTTCCCGGTTATGGCGGTCCAGGTCCTGCTGGGCTTCCAGGATTGCCAG GTGCTAAGGGAGACCCAGGTCTTCCTGGCCCATCTGGAAGCCCTGGTTTCCCCGGTGCAAAAGGAGACACTGGCTTCCCTGGCCTGCCAGGTAATGCAGGCAGCATTGGCCCTCCTGGGCCTCCAGGACTGGCGCTGCAAGGCCCCAAAGGAATCCAAGGACCCCCAGGACCACCTGGAAGAGCAG GTCCCCAAG GTCCTCCAG GTGCACCCGGCCCAGAGGGTCCTCGTGGACCCCAAGGAATAGGCGGCATCAAGGGAGAGAAGGGTCTTGCCGGCTCGCCCGGGCAGCCTGGCTTTCCTGGACAGAAGGGAGATCTTGGTTCTCCAGGATTCTCG GGTCCCTCTGGTATTCCTGGTGGCCCTGGTGCGAAGGGAGACATCGGTCTGCCTGGCGTTCCTGGATTCCCTG GACCAAAGGGAGACCCAGGAATTCCAGGTTCTAGCGGCCTTCCCGGAGATCCTGGAGATATCGGACTTCCTG GACCTCCTGGTGACCCCGGTGTATCTCCGGCCCCCATCGTAGTGAAGGGAGAGCGAGGACCCCCTGGTCCTGTGGGCCAGCCTGGTGGTCCGGGACTACCTGGCTCCCCTGGACGTGATGGACTCCCAG GTCAGTCTGGTGACCCCGGGGATTCTGGTCCGGAGGGTCCCCCTGGATTCAGTGGCCCGCCAGGCAGGAAGGGAGACAATGGACCTGCCGGTCAGCCTG GTACACCTGGCTACCCTGGTCCCCCTGGTTCAGATGGTCCACAGGGTCCTCCCGGTCCTCCAGGATCAGTTTCGGCAGCCCACGGCTTCCTCATCACCCGACACAGCCAGGGTGCGGAAGTGCCACCCTGTCCCGATGGAACTGGCATTGTCTATGACGGATACTCGCTGCTGTATGTGCAGGGTAATGAGAGGGCGCACGGACAGGACCTTG GCACGGCCGGCAGCTGTCTGCGCAGGTTCAGCACCATGCCCTTCATGTTCTGCAATATCAACAACGTCTGCAACTTCGCCTCCCGCAACGACTACTCCTACTGGCTGTCCACACCCCAGCCCATGCCCATGTCCATGGCCCCCATCACTGGAGAGAGCATCAAGCCTTACATCAGCAG gtGTGCAGTGTGTGAAGCTCCAGCCATGGTGATTGCAGTCCACAGTCAAACCATCCAGATTCCCAGTTGCCCTGCGCGTTGGGTGACTCTGTGGATAGGATACTCCTTCATGATG CATACCAGCGCAGGTGCAGAGGGCTCCGGCCAGGCCCTGGCCTCCCCCGGCTCCTGTCTGGAGGAGTTCCGCAGTGCTCCCTTCATAGAGTGCCACGGCAGGGGGACATGCAACTACTACGGCAACTCCTATAGCTTCTGGCTGGCCACAGTAGACGCCAATGAGATGTTCAG GAAGCCCCAGTCGGAGACTCTGAAGGCGGGTAACCTACGGACGCGGGTCAGCCGTTGTGTGGTCTGCATGAAGAGGACGTAA